A window from Opisthocomus hoazin isolate bOpiHoa1 chromosome 29, bOpiHoa1.hap1, whole genome shotgun sequence encodes these proteins:
- the LOC104339321 gene encoding olfactory receptor 14C36 — protein sequence MSNVSSITQFLLLAFADTRELQLLHFWLFLGIYLAALFSNGLIITAVVCDHRLHTPMYFFLFNLSLLDLGSISATLPKSMSSSLLDSRAISYSGCAAQLFFFLFFISAELFLLTVMAYDRYIAICRPLHYGTLLGSRACVHMVAAAWSSGFLYAVLHTANTFSIPLCKGNALDQFFCEIPQILKLSCSNSYLREDGLVVVSVSIGFGCFVLIVLSYVQIFRAVLRIPSEQGRHKAFSTCLPHMAVVSLFISTGTFAYLKPPSISSTLLILFVAVLYSVVPSILNPLIYSLRNQELKNAVWKLVTGCS from the coding sequence ATGTCCAATgtcagctccatcacccagttcctcctcctggcattcgcagacacacgggagctgcagctcttgcacttctggctcttcctgggcatctacctggctgcccttttcagcaatggcctcatcatcactgccgtagtctgtgaccaccgcctccacactcccatgtacttcttcctcttcaacctctccctcctcgaccTCGGCTCCATCTCCGCCACTCTCCCCAAATCCATGTCCAGTTCCCTCTTGGACTCTAGGGCCATCTCCTactcaggatgtgctgcccagctctttttctttctcttcttcatttcagcagaattatttcttctgactgtcatggcctatgaccgctacattgccatctgcagacccttgcactaTGGGAcactcctgggcagcagagcttgtgtccacatggtagcagctgcctggagcagtggtTTTCTTtacgctgtgctgcacactgccaatactttttccatacccctctgcaagggcaatgccctggaccagttcttctgtgaaatcccccagatcctcaagctctcctgctcaaactcctacctcagggaagatGGGCTTGTTGTGGTTAGTGTATCTAtaggttttgggtgttttgttctcattgtgctgtcctatgtgcagatcttcagggccgtgctgaggatcccctctgagcagggacggcacaaagccttttccacatgcctccctcacatggccgtggtctccctgttcaTCAGCACTGGCACATTTGCCTACCTGAAACCACCCTCCATCTCCTCTACATTGCTTATTCTGTTTGTGGCAGTGCTGTATTCTGTGGTTCCATCAATactgaaccccctcatctatagcttgaggaaccaggagctcaagaatgcagtgtggaaactggtgactggatgttcCTAA
- the LOC142364799 gene encoding olfactory receptor 14C36-like — MPNGSSITEFVLLAFADTWEMQLLHFWLFLAIYLAALLSNGLIITTIACDHRLHTPMYFFLLNLSLIDLGSISTTVPKSMANSLWDTRDISYAGCAAQLFLFAFLVVTEYCLLTVMAYDRYVAICRPLHYGSLLGSRTCVHVTAAAWGSGLLNALLHTANTFSIPLCKANAVDQFFCEIPQILKLSCSHSYLREFGLLAVSVSFAFGCFVFIVLSYVQIFRAVLRIPSEQGRHKAFSTCLPHLAVVSLFTCTAMFAYLKPPSISSPSLDLVVSFLYSVFPPAVNPLIYSMRNQELKDALKKLIPSVVFQQQ; from the coding sequence atgcctaatggcagctccatcaccgaGTTCGTCCTCCTGGCGTTCGCAGACACctgggagatgcagctcttgcacttctggctcttcctggccatctacctggctgccctcctcagcaacggcctcatcatcaccaccatagcctgtgaccaccgcctccacacccccatgtacttcttcctcctcaacctctccctcatcgacctgggctccatctccaccactgtgcccaaatctatggccaattccctctgggacaccagggacatctcctatgcaggatgtgctgcccagctctttctgtttgccttCTTGGTTGTAACAGAATATTGTCTTCTGACCgttatggcctatgaccgctatgttgccatctgcagacccctgcactatgggtcTCTCCTGGGCAGCAGAACTTGTGTCCACgtgacagcagctgcctggggcagtgggttgCTCAATGccctcctgcacactgccaacacattttccatacccctctgcaaggccaatgctgtggatcagttcttctgtgaaatcccccagatcctcaagctctcctgctcacactcttACCTCAGGGAATTTGGCCTTCTTGCGGTtagtgtttcttttgcttttgggtgttttgttttcattgtgctgtcttatgtgcagatcttcagggccgtactgaggatcccctctgagcagggacggcacaaagccttttccacgtgcctccctcacctggccgtggtctccctgttcaCCTGCACTGCaatgtttgcctacctgaagcccccctccatctcctccccatccctggacctggtagtgtcattcctctactcagtgtttcctccagcagtgaaccccctcatctacagcatgcgaaaccaggagctcaaagatgccctgaagaagctcattccaTCTGTCGTGTTTCAGCAGCAATAA